A single Roseinatronobacter monicus DNA region contains:
- the bchL gene encoding ferredoxin:protochlorophyllide reductase (ATP-dependent) iron-sulfur ATP-binding protein: MSPRDDIPELKGRDGEGSVQVHLDPATKIDSAMVFSIYGKGGIGKSTTSSNLSAAFAAMGKRVLQIGCDPKHDSTFTLTGQLQPTVIDILKEVDFHAEELRPEDYVTEGWGGVKCVEAGGPPAGTGCGGYVVGQTVKLLKQHHMLDDTDVVIFDVLGDVVCGGFAAPLQHADKAVIVTANDFDSIYAMNRIIAAVQAKSANYKVRLAGCIANRSKDTDEVDRFCDRVGFKRIGHMPDIDAIRRSRLKKKTLFEMDADEDVLECRKIYMQLAALLHGNLEPMNPESLPDRDIFEFLGFD, from the coding sequence ATGAGCCCAAGAGATGATATCCCCGAGCTGAAAGGCCGTGATGGCGAAGGATCGGTGCAGGTGCATCTGGACCCGGCCACCAAGATCGACAGCGCGATGGTGTTTTCGATCTATGGCAAGGGCGGGATTGGCAAATCGACCACCAGCTCTAACCTGTCGGCGGCCTTTGCAGCGATGGGCAAGCGGGTGTTGCAGATCGGCTGCGACCCCAAGCATGACAGCACATTCACCCTGACCGGCCAGTTACAGCCCACGGTGATCGACATTCTGAAGGAAGTTGATTTCCACGCGGAAGAGTTGCGGCCCGAAGATTATGTCACCGAAGGCTGGGGCGGCGTGAAATGTGTGGAGGCGGGCGGCCCACCTGCGGGCACGGGTTGCGGCGGCTATGTCGTGGGCCAGACTGTGAAACTGCTCAAGCAGCATCATATGCTGGATGACACGGATGTGGTGATTTTCGATGTGCTGGGCGATGTGGTCTGCGGTGGGTTCGCAGCCCCCTTGCAGCATGCCGACAAGGCCGTGATCGTGACGGCAAATGATTTTGACAGCATCTATGCTATGAACCGCATTATTGCCGCCGTGCAGGCGAAATCCGCCAATTACAAAGTGCGGCTGGCGGGTTGCATCGCCAACCGGTCGAAAGACACCGATGAGGTGGACCGCTTTTGCGACCGCGTGGGCTTCAAGCGTATTGGCCACATGCCCGATATCGACGCGATCCGGCGGTCGCGCCTGAAAAAAAAGACGCTGTTCGAAATGGATGCCGATGAAGACGTGCTCGAATGCCGCAAAATCTATATGCAACTGGCAGCATTGCTACATGGCAACCTGGAACCGATGAACCCAGAATCCCTGCCCGACCGCGATATATTCGAGTTTCTGGGGTTTGATTGA
- a CDS encoding ferredoxin:protochlorophyllide reductase (ATP-dependent) subunit N → MTTGCRDTPVLKQRGQREVFCGLTGIIWLHRKMQDAFFLVVGSRTCAHLLQSAAGVMIFAEPRFGTAILEEKDLAGMADANEELDREVARLLARRPDIRQLFLVGSCPSEVIKLDLTRAAERLSVAHGPNVRVLNFSGSGIETTFTQGEDACLASMVPALAETPAKELLLVGALPDVVEDQALDLLAQIGVTPVRCLPSRRVQDTPVIGPNTVFALTQPFLGDTHAALTRRGARHIAAPFPFGAEGTTLWLKSVAAEFGISPEKVDQVVAAPRARAEKAIAAAATSLRGKRIFFMPDSQLEIPLARFLTRECGMQAVEIGTPYLHTDLHGPELDLIASGPVISEGQDVDLQLDRVRAARPDLTVCGLGLANPLEAEGLATKWAIELVFTPVHFYEQAGDLAALFARPLRRHAALKRQHPNRLEAAE, encoded by the coding sequence ATGACAACCGGTTGCCGTGACACCCCCGTCCTGAAACAGCGCGGCCAGCGCGAAGTCTTTTGCGGCCTGACCGGCATCATCTGGCTGCACCGCAAGATGCAGGACGCCTTTTTCCTTGTTGTCGGCTCGCGCACCTGCGCGCATTTGCTGCAATCGGCGGCGGGCGTCATGATTTTCGCCGAACCCCGCTTCGGCACCGCCATTCTGGAAGAAAAAGACCTCGCCGGTATGGCCGACGCCAATGAGGAACTGGACCGCGAAGTGGCCCGCCTGCTGGCGCGCCGCCCCGATATCCGGCAGTTGTTCCTTGTCGGCTCCTGCCCGTCCGAAGTCATCAAGCTGGACCTTACGCGCGCCGCAGAACGCCTGAGTGTGGCCCATGGCCCCAATGTGCGCGTGCTGAATTTTTCCGGCTCGGGCATCGAGACGACCTTTACCCAAGGCGAAGATGCCTGCCTCGCGTCCATGGTGCCCGCACTCGCGGAAACTCCGGCCAAAGAGCTGTTGCTTGTCGGTGCCCTGCCCGATGTGGTCGAGGATCAGGCGCTTGATCTGCTGGCACAAATCGGCGTCACACCTGTGCGCTGCCTGCCCTCGCGGCGCGTACAAGACACGCCAGTCATTGGCCCCAACACGGTCTTTGCCCTGACACAGCCCTTCCTTGGCGATACACATGCCGCCCTGACCCGGCGCGGCGCGCGCCATATTGCAGCACCCTTTCCCTTCGGGGCCGAAGGCACCACCCTCTGGCTCAAGTCGGTTGCCGCCGAATTCGGCATCTCGCCCGAAAAGGTCGATCAGGTTGTCGCGGCACCGCGCGCCCGCGCCGAAAAGGCCATCGCTGCTGCCGCCACCTCCCTGCGCGGCAAGCGCATCTTCTTCATGCCCGACAGCCAATTGGAAATTCCGCTCGCACGCTTCCTGACCCGCGAATGCGGCATGCAAGCCGTCGAGATCGGCACCCCATACCTGCATACCGACCTGCACGGCCCCGAATTGGACCTGATCGCTTCCGGCCCTGTCATCTCCGAAGGCCAGGATGTCGATCTGCAACTCGACCGCGTCCGCGCGGCCCGCCCTGACCTGACCGTTTGCGGCCTCGGCCTTGCCAACCCGCTGGAAGCCGAAGGTCTGGCGACGAAATGGGCCATCGAGTTGGTCTTCACGCCTGTGCATTTTTACGAACAAGCGGGCGATCTGGCCGCGCTCTTTGCACGGCCTCTGCGCCGCCATGCAGCCCTGAAACGGCAGCACCCGAACCGGCTGGAGGCAGCGGAATGA
- a CDS encoding PucC family protein, which yields MIIPKAMFQKIGTNWLPFADAASEGLPLRQILRLSLFQVSVGMATVLLLGTLNRVMIVELSLAASIVAFMIALPVLLAPFRALLGFKSDNHRSAIGWKRVPYLWFGSLWQFGGLAIMPFALLVLTGDVVHDVRFAGEVIAAIAFLMTGFGMHMTQTAGIALAADRADDATRPRVVALLYVTFLAGMAISALIVGYLLRDFSDLRLIQVVQGCAVVTLVLNIIALWKQEKIKPMTRAEREAPRPAFRDAWRDYIKGGQAGRLLAVVFVGGLAFNMQDVLLEPYGGEILGLSVAATTTLTAVWAVGALLGFWLAARWLAGGMDQFRMAARGILVGIFAFAAVIFAGPLQSTPLFYAGAFGIGLGLGLFAVATLTAAMEMPRRGIVGGGLALGAWGAAQATAAGLAVALGGGIRDTVQTLANNGHLGAGLMTPDIGYSVVYHLEIGLLFLTLIILGPLVRTRILDTSQPRNQRIGLADFPT from the coding sequence ATGATCATTCCAAAAGCCATGTTCCAGAAAATCGGCACCAACTGGCTGCCTTTCGCGGACGCGGCCTCGGAAGGGTTGCCGCTGCGCCAGATCCTGCGCCTGAGCCTGTTTCAGGTCAGTGTCGGCATGGCGACTGTGCTGCTGTTGGGCACATTGAACCGCGTGATGATCGTGGAATTGTCGCTGGCCGCCAGCATCGTGGCCTTTATGATTGCGTTGCCGGTGCTGCTGGCCCCGTTCCGCGCGCTGCTGGGGTTCAAATCGGACAATCACCGCTCGGCCATTGGCTGGAAGCGGGTGCCATATCTGTGGTTCGGGTCGCTCTGGCAATTTGGCGGGCTGGCGATCATGCCGTTTGCGCTGCTGGTGCTGACTGGTGATGTTGTCCATGATGTACGCTTCGCAGGCGAGGTGATTGCAGCGATTGCCTTTCTGATGACCGGTTTCGGAATGCATATGACGCAGACGGCGGGCATTGCGCTGGCTGCGGACCGTGCCGATGACGCGACCCGCCCGCGTGTGGTGGCGCTGCTTTATGTCACCTTCCTTGCAGGCATGGCGATTTCCGCGCTGATCGTGGGCTATTTGTTGCGCGATTTCAGTGATCTGCGCCTGATCCAGGTGGTGCAGGGCTGCGCGGTGGTCACATTGGTGCTGAATATCATCGCGCTGTGGAAGCAGGAAAAAATCAAGCCCATGACCCGCGCCGAGCGCGAGGCCCCGCGCCCCGCCTTCCGCGATGCGTGGCGCGACTATATCAAGGGCGGGCAGGCCGGGCGGTTGCTGGCCGTTGTCTTTGTCGGCGGGCTGGCCTTCAATATGCAAGATGTGCTGCTGGAACCGTATGGCGGCGAAATCCTTGGCCTGTCCGTGGCGGCGACAACCACGCTGACAGCGGTCTGGGCTGTCGGCGCGCTGCTGGGGTTCTGGCTGGCGGCACGCTGGCTGGCGGGCGGGATGGACCAGTTCCGCATGGCGGCGCGGGGCATTCTGGTTGGCATATTCGCCTTCGCGGCGGTCATCTTCGCAGGCCCGCTTCAATCGACACCGCTGTTTTACGCAGGCGCATTTGGCATCGGGCTGGGCTTGGGGCTGTTTGCCGTCGCCACGCTGACCGCTGCAATGGAGATGCCCCGGCGCGGAATTGTCGGCGGCGGGCTGGCACTTGGGGCATGGGGTGCGGCGCAGGCGACTGCTGCCGGGCTGGCCGTGGCCCTTGGCGGCGGCATCCGCGATACAGTCCAGACGCTGGCCAATAACGGGCATCTCGGCGCTGGCCTGATGACCCCCGATATTGGCTATTCTGTCGTTTATCACCTTGAGATCGGGCTTTTGTTCCTGACCCTCATCATTCTGGGCCCATTGGTGCGGACCCGTATTCTTGACACATCCCAACCACGCAACCAACGCATCGGCCTTGCCGATTTCCCGACCTGA
- the bchM gene encoding magnesium protoporphyrin IX methyltransferase, with the protein MRDLSPSTSYEGTRARVAGYFDGTATRVWERLTSDAPVSRIRQTVRAGRDTMRALMLAQLPHDLRGVRVLDAGCGTGAMSVELAARGAHVVAIDISPKLVEIARARLPQGLAGHVEFRAGDMLAPGLGRFDHVIAMDSLIYYTQPDLEAALDGLAAQAGQIVFTVAPRTALLMGMWHAGRVFPRADRSPTMIPHDYRRLNVAGLSRVGRVSRGFYISECLKVTG; encoded by the coding sequence ATGCGCGATCTGTCTCCTTCCACCAGCTATGAGGGCACCCGCGCCCGTGTTGCCGGCTATTTCGATGGCACGGCGACGCGGGTCTGGGAGCGCCTGACCTCGGATGCGCCTGTCTCGCGCATTCGCCAGACGGTGCGTGCAGGGCGCGACACGATGCGCGCGCTGATGCTGGCGCAGTTGCCGCATGATCTGCGCGGGGTGCGCGTGCTGGATGCGGGCTGCGGGACAGGGGCCATGAGCGTGGAGCTGGCGGCACGCGGGGCGCATGTGGTGGCCATCGACATCTCGCCCAAGCTGGTCGAGATTGCGCGCGCGCGCTTGCCGCAAGGGCTGGCAGGACATGTGGAGTTTCGCGCAGGCGACATGCTGGCGCCGGGTCTGGGCCGGTTTGACCATGTCATCGCGATGGACAGCCTGATCTATTACACGCAACCCGATCTGGAAGCTGCCCTTGACGGGCTGGCTGCGCAGGCGGGCCAGATCGTCTTTACGGTTGCGCCGCGCACGGCGCTGCTGATGGGCATGTGGCACGCGGGCCGGGTTTTCCCGCGCGCGGACCGTTCGCCCACCATGATCCCCCATGATTACCGCCGCCTGAATGTGGCGGGGCTGTCGCGCGTCGGCCGGGTCTCGCGGGGTTTTTATATTTCTGAATGCCTGAAGGTGACGGGATGA
- a CDS encoding cobalamin B12-binding domain-containing protein, protein MNGLVQPVTCAKRADDMPLRRFAMRVVAELTRASDGGRNTASAFVAKLVTDFARSGDKQALSALLAEMRQRRVSAEDVMDAYLPDALGAIGQEWHDEEIDILHASLACARLQGLLRELGRAWASSRCGLVGDGRILLTLPAGEQHTLGAMLAANQLRRIGVSVKVMLLPRATELRDILTHNQFHAVFISVSNETSLLPCATMVQELRTWSQGHTPIVIGGGLVSSAQSDTKHRRIAEVSGADLVTSDIVCALQSCGIQQISAAAE, encoded by the coding sequence ATGAATGGTCTGGTACAGCCTGTAACATGTGCGAAGCGGGCGGATGATATGCCGCTGCGCAGGTTTGCTATGCGCGTTGTCGCGGAGTTGACGCGCGCGTCTGATGGCGGGCGCAATACCGCGAGCGCGTTTGTCGCCAAACTGGTGACAGATTTTGCGCGCAGTGGGGACAAACAGGCCCTGAGCGCCTTGCTTGCTGAAATGCGCCAAAGGCGCGTCTCGGCAGAAGATGTCATGGATGCCTATCTGCCCGATGCTTTGGGCGCGATCGGGCAGGAATGGCATGACGAGGAAATAGATATCCTGCACGCTTCGCTGGCTTGTGCGCGGCTGCAAGGGCTGTTGCGCGAATTGGGCCGGGCTTGGGCGTCAAGCCGGTGCGGGCTTGTTGGCGATGGCCGGATCTTGCTGACCTTGCCCGCAGGAGAGCAGCACACGCTTGGCGCAATGCTGGCGGCGAACCAGCTTCGGCGGATCGGCGTTTCGGTCAAGGTCATGCTGTTGCCGCGCGCGACCGAATTGCGCGATATCCTGACGCATAACCAGTTTCATGCCGTATTCATCTCGGTGTCGAACGAAACGTCGCTTCTGCCTTGCGCCACTATGGTGCAGGAGTTACGGACATGGTCACAAGGCCACACTCCGATCGTGATCGGAGGGGGCTTGGTTTCAAGCGCGCAAAGCGATACTAAACACCGCCGAATCGCAGAAGTTTCTGGTGCTGATCTTGTTACAAGTGACATAGTCTGCGCCCTGCAATCTTGCGGCATACAGCAGATCAGTGCGGCCGCTGAATAA
- the bchB gene encoding ferredoxin:protochlorophyllide reductase (ATP-dependent) subunit B, with the protein MKLAVWTYEGPPHVGAMRVATAMNGLHMVLHAPQGDTYADLLFTMIERRNHRPPVSYTTFQARDLGADTSGLFTSACHDAFNRFQPQALMVAASCTAELIQDDPGGLAETMGLSVPVIALELPSYQRKENFGCDEAFLQLCRTLAKPMARTERVTCNIIGPTALGFRHRDDLAEITALLSEMGIEVNVAAPMGASPADITRMGAAHFNVLLYPETAESAARWCEKELGQPFTKTIPIGANATRAFIAEVRALSGSTIPVDETRMRQPWWAASVDSTYLTGKRVFLFGDGTHVMAAARVARDEMGFEVCGMGCYNREQARPLRALAKEFGLEALITDDYLEVEAAIEEAAPEMILGTQMERHIGKRLGIPCAVISAPVHVQDFPARYSPQMGFEGANVLFDTWVHPLVMGLEEHLLHMFRDDFEFHDDAGPSHHGGHAPRNDPGAAAAHAAADEGGSMPPPSTPPSPLDAPALPDNIIWLTCAERELKKIPFFVRGKARRNTEKFAIEKGISEITVDTLYEAKAHYAR; encoded by the coding sequence ATGAAACTCGCTGTCTGGACATATGAAGGCCCGCCCCATGTTGGTGCCATGCGTGTTGCGACGGCCATGAACGGGCTGCACATGGTGCTGCATGCGCCGCAGGGCGACACCTATGCCGATCTTCTCTTCACCATGATCGAGCGGCGCAATCATCGCCCCCCTGTCAGCTACACCACGTTTCAGGCCCGCGATCTGGGTGCTGATACATCCGGTCTGTTCACATCGGCCTGTCACGACGCCTTTAACCGCTTTCAGCCGCAAGCGCTGATGGTCGCGGCATCGTGCACAGCAGAGCTCATTCAGGACGATCCCGGTGGTCTGGCCGAAACAATGGGCCTGTCTGTGCCGGTCATCGCGCTGGAACTGCCCAGCTATCAGCGCAAGGAAAATTTCGGCTGTGACGAGGCGTTCTTGCAACTGTGCCGCACATTGGCCAAACCCATGGCCCGCACAGAGCGCGTGACCTGCAATATTATCGGCCCCACCGCCCTTGGCTTTCGCCACCGCGATGATCTGGCCGAGATCACCGCCCTTTTGTCCGAAATGGGGATCGAGGTGAATGTCGCGGCCCCAATGGGCGCGTCACCGGCAGATATCACCCGCATGGGGGCCGCGCATTTCAATGTGCTGCTCTATCCTGAAACTGCCGAATCCGCTGCACGCTGGTGCGAGAAGGAACTCGGCCAGCCCTTTACAAAAACCATTCCCATCGGCGCCAATGCCACCCGCGCCTTTATCGCGGAAGTGCGCGCCCTGTCCGGCAGCACAATCCCTGTCGACGAGACCCGCATGCGCCAGCCCTGGTGGGCGGCATCCGTCGACAGCACCTATCTGACCGGCAAGCGCGTGTTCCTGTTCGGCGATGGCACGCATGTCATGGCCGCCGCCCGCGTGGCCCGCGACGAGATGGGCTTCGAGGTCTGCGGCATGGGGTGCTACAACCGCGAACAGGCCCGCCCCTTGCGCGCATTGGCAAAGGAATTCGGGCTAGAGGCGTTGATCACTGACGACTACCTCGAGGTTGAGGCCGCCATCGAAGAGGCCGCGCCCGAAATGATCCTTGGCACCCAGATGGAACGCCATATCGGCAAACGCCTTGGTATTCCCTGCGCCGTCATATCCGCCCCCGTCCATGTGCAGGACTTCCCCGCGCGCTATTCCCCCCAGATGGGGTTCGAGGGTGCGAATGTCCTGTTCGACACATGGGTGCATCCGCTGGTCATGGGGCTGGAAGAGCATCTTTTGCACATGTTCCGCGACGACTTTGAATTTCACGACGATGCAGGCCCTTCGCATCATGGTGGCCATGCGCCCCGCAATGATCCGGGTGCAGCCGCCGCGCATGCGGCCGCGGATGAAGGGGGCTCGATGCCCCCGCCATCCACCCCCCCTTCGCCCCTCGACGCACCCGCGCTGCCCGACAACATCATCTGGCTGACCTGTGCAGAACGCGAATTGAAGAAGATCCCCTTCTTCGTGCGCGGCAAGGCGCGGCGCAACACCGAGAAATTCGCCATTGAGAAGGGCATCTCTGAAATCACAGTCGACACTCTATACGAGGCGAAGGCACATTATGCTCGATAG
- a CDS encoding magnesium chelatase subunit H, with protein MLDSRALPSEPYRFVVVTLDAHAAGPAERVLPRLREDFPGLEVSIHAAAEWAENPAALAEAKAAINAADIVVANLLFIEEHVSACLPELQAASDRCDAFVGVIADPQIVKLTKMGDLDMSKPATGIAKIMKKLRGGGDKSKPASGEKQMSLLRRLPKILRFIPGKAQDLRAWFLSMQYWLGGSDDNIEAMMRFLISRYAQRPEWREIKAAAPIDYPDVGLYHPDLADRITTDLADLPRPANAKGTIGLLLMRSYILASDTAHYDAVIRALEAQGLAVIPAFAGGLDGRPAISAYHTGKIDTLLSLTGFSLVGGPAYNDSPAAVEVLSALNVPYLVAHPLEFQTLGQWAKSGGGLGPVETTMLIALPEIDGATCPTAFAGRHGVDGCQGCPGGCMPMDDANAKAMAPCPERILALADKSARMVRLRRADVAQRKVAIVLYGFPPNAGAVGTAAYLSVFESLYNTLHAMARDGYALTPPESVDSLRAMVLEGNARTYGMPANVAAHVSADRIVTGTPWLSEIEDVWGPAPGRAQSDGRGVFVLGAEFGNVFVGIQPTFGYEGDPMRLLFEKGFAPTHAFTTFYRWMREEFAADAVLHFGMHGALEFMPGKQAGVSRTCWPDRLIGNLPNIYLYAANNPSEASLAKRRSNAVTITHLTPPVAQAGLYRGLQELKDSLQRWRRVDAATEDQADLEALIAEQAAALDLSGEPAGLWLKLLEVEDALIPEGLHIMGKPMDAAARKHLLAQVDVDDVTRARMDRDLQGDHEMRGLLRALGAEYIAPVPGGDLIRSPEIVPTGRNIHAFDPFRMPTAFALREGAVQAQKLLDAHPTLPRTVAMVLWGSDNIKSDGGPMAQALALMGAKPRFDAYGRLSGADLIPLSELGRPRIDVVMTLSGIFRDLLPLQTRLLAEAALKAALAQEPEAQNFIRAHALAAARDLGVSLEVAALRVFSNAEGAYGSNVNQLVDSSTFGDEDELADAYQARKGFAYGVNGAPVAQPDLLKATLKTVDLAYQNLESVELGVTTVDHYFDTLGGIARAVKRARGGADTPVYIGDQTRGSGKVRSLRDQIALETRSRALNPKFYEALLVHKGEGVRQIEAHVTNTMGWSATTGTVEPWVYQRLSETFVLDEAMRRRLAELNPQASARLAGRLIEASERNYWQPDAATLSALQDAADEIEDRVEGIAAE; from the coding sequence ATGCTCGATAGTCGCGCCCTCCCGTCCGAACCCTACCGCTTTGTGGTGGTGACGCTCGACGCCCATGCCGCCGGACCGGCAGAGCGCGTGTTGCCCCGCCTGCGCGAGGACTTTCCGGGCCTTGAGGTTTCGATCCACGCCGCCGCCGAATGGGCCGAGAACCCCGCCGCACTGGCCGAAGCCAAGGCCGCGATCAACGCTGCCGATATCGTTGTCGCCAATCTTTTGTTCATCGAAGAACATGTCAGCGCCTGCCTGCCAGAGTTGCAGGCGGCCAGCGACCGCTGTGATGCCTTTGTCGGTGTGATTGCCGACCCGCAGATCGTGAAGCTGACAAAAATGGGCGATCTGGACATGTCCAAGCCCGCCACGGGCATCGCCAAGATCATGAAGAAGCTGCGCGGGGGGGGCGACAAGTCCAAGCCCGCCTCAGGTGAAAAGCAGATGAGCCTGCTGCGCCGCCTGCCAAAAATCCTGCGTTTCATTCCCGGCAAGGCGCAAGACCTGCGCGCATGGTTTCTGTCCATGCAATACTGGCTTGGCGGCTCGGATGACAATATCGAAGCGATGATGCGCTTTCTCATCTCGCGCTACGCCCAGCGCCCCGAATGGCGCGAGATCAAGGCCGCCGCGCCGATTGATTACCCCGATGTCGGCCTCTACCACCCCGATCTGGCCGACCGTATCACAACCGATCTGGCCGATCTGCCCCGCCCCGCGAATGCCAAGGGCACAATCGGCCTGTTGCTGATGCGGTCTTATATTCTGGCCTCTGACACGGCGCATTACGATGCTGTCATTCGTGCGCTCGAAGCGCAGGGACTGGCCGTGATCCCCGCTTTTGCCGGGGGCTTGGATGGTCGCCCTGCAATTTCCGCCTATCACACGGGCAAGATCGACACATTGCTGTCGCTGACCGGCTTCAGCCTTGTGGGCGGGCCCGCCTATAATGACAGCCCCGCTGCGGTCGAAGTTCTGAGCGCGCTGAATGTGCCTTATCTGGTCGCCCATCCACTTGAATTCCAGACTTTGGGCCAATGGGCAAAATCAGGCGGCGGGCTTGGTCCGGTAGAAACCACCATGCTGATCGCGTTGCCCGAAATTGACGGCGCCACCTGCCCGACAGCCTTTGCGGGCCGTCACGGGGTTGATGGCTGTCAGGGCTGCCCCGGTGGCTGTATGCCGATGGACGATGCCAATGCCAAGGCGATGGCGCCCTGCCCCGAGCGCATTCTGGCGCTGGCCGACAAATCCGCGCGCATGGTGCGCCTGCGCCGCGCCGATGTGGCCCAGCGCAAGGTCGCCATCGTGCTTTATGGCTTTCCGCCCAATGCCGGCGCGGTTGGCACAGCCGCCTATCTGTCCGTGTTTGAAAGCCTGTATAACACCCTGCACGCCATGGCCCGTGACGGCTATGCGCTGACCCCGCCCGAAAGCGTGGACAGCTTGCGCGCGATGGTGCTGGAAGGAAATGCCCGCACCTATGGCATGCCTGCCAATGTCGCTGCCCATGTCAGCGCCGACCGGATCGTGACCGGCACGCCGTGGCTGTCCGAGATCGAAGACGTCTGGGGTCCGGCACCGGGGCGCGCGCAATCTGACGGGCGCGGGGTTTTCGTGCTGGGCGCAGAATTCGGCAATGTCTTTGTCGGCATTCAGCCCACTTTCGGCTATGAAGGCGACCCGATGCGTCTATTGTTCGAGAAGGGCTTTGCGCCGACCCATGCCTTCACCACCTTCTACCGCTGGATGCGCGAAGAATTTGCCGCCGATGCTGTGCTGCATTTCGGCATGCATGGCGCGCTGGAATTCATGCCGGGCAAGCAGGCGGGCGTCAGCCGCACTTGCTGGCCAGACAGGCTGATCGGCAATCTGCCGAATATCTACCTTTATGCCGCGAATAACCCGTCCGAGGCGTCCTTGGCCAAGCGCCGCTCCAATGCGGTCACAATCACACACCTAACCCCGCCTGTGGCGCAAGCGGGCCTGTACCGGGGCCTGCAAGAGTTAAAAGACAGCCTGCAACGCTGGCGCAGGGTCGATGCCGCGACCGAAGATCAGGCGGATCTGGAAGCCCTGATCGCCGAACAGGCGGCAGCGCTTGATCTGTCGGGCGAACCCGCAGGGCTGTGGCTGAAACTGCTGGAAGTGGAAGATGCGCTGATCCCTGAAGGGCTGCACATCATGGGCAAGCCGATGGATGCGGCAGCCCGCAAGCATCTGCTGGCGCAGGTCGATGTCGATGATGTCACCCGCGCGCGGATGGACCGCGATCTTCAGGGCGACCATGAAATGCGCGGGCTGCTGCGCGCCCTTGGGGCCGAATATATCGCCCCTGTTCCGGGCGGCGATCTGATCCGTTCGCCCGAGATTGTGCCGACTGGCCGCAATATTCACGCCTTTGACCCGTTCCGCATGCCCACAGCCTTTGCGCTGCGCGAAGGCGCGGTGCAGGCGCAAAAACTGCTGGACGCGCACCCGACGCTGCCGCGCACAGTGGCGATGGTGCTGTGGGGGTCGGACAATATCAAATCCGATGGCGGACCTATGGCGCAGGCGCTGGCGCTGATGGGCGCAAAGCCCCGGTTTGATGCTTACGGACGTCTGTCCGGCGCGGACCTGATCCCGCTATCCGAACTGGGCCGCCCGCGTATTGATGTGGTGATGACGCTGTCAGGCATTTTCCGCGACCTGCTGCCGCTGCAAACCCGCCTGCTGGCCGAAGCCGCCCTGAAAGCCGCACTGGCGCAAGAGCCAGAGGCGCAGAATTTCATCCGCGCCCACGCACTTGCCGCAGCGCGCGATCTGGGTGTGTCGCTGGAAGTTGCCGCCCTGCGCGTCTTCTCGAATGCCGAAGGGGCTTATGGGTCCAATGTGAACCAGTTGGTCGACAGCTCCACCTTTGGCGACGAGGACGAGCTGGCCGATGCCTATCAGGCGCGCAAGGGATTTGCCTATGGTGTGAATGGCGCGCCCGTCGCGCAGCCGGACTTGCTGAAAGCGACCCTGAAAACGGTTGATCTGGCGTACCAGAACCTTGAATCGGTCGAGTTGGGTGTGACCACTGTAGACCATTACTTCGACACGCTGGGCGGCATTGCGCGGGCGGTGAAACGCGCGCGGGGCGGGGCGGATACCCCTGTCTATATCGGCGATCAGACACGCGGCAGCGGCAAGGTGCGCAGCCTGCGCGACCAGATCGCGCTGGAGACACGCTCGCGGGCGCTGAACCCGAAATTCTACGAAGCACTTCTGGTCCATAAGGGCGAAGGCGTGCGTCAGATCGAGGCCCATGTGACCAACACGATGGGCTGGTCGGCAACAACCGGCACGGTCGAGCCATGGGTCTATCAACGCCTGTCAGAAACATTCGTGCTGGACGAGGCCATGCGCCGCCGTCTGGCCGAATTGAACCCACAAGCCAGCGCAAGACTGGCCGGTCGCCTGATCGAGGCGTCCGAGCGGAACTACTGGCAGCCGGACGCTGCCACATTATCCGCCCTGCAGGATGCTGCAGACGAGATTGAAGACCGTGTTGAAGGGATTGCCGCCGAATGA
- the bchF gene encoding 2-vinyl bacteriochlorophyllide hydratase, with amino-acid sequence MAQNLQTALYTPEQRKKRDASRWTLVQGILAPVQFVICIVSAALVLRFLMTGDGYMAATISVLIKTLALYAIMVTGAIWEKEVFGQYLLAPAFFWEDVVSFGVIALHTLYLVALFMGFMTPDQLMILALVAYAAYFVNAAQFIWKLRMARLSAAPQQEVSA; translated from the coding sequence ATGGCGCAGAATTTGCAGACAGCGCTCTACACGCCAGAGCAGCGCAAAAAGCGCGACGCCTCGCGCTGGACGCTGGTGCAAGGCATTCTGGCGCCAGTGCAATTTGTCATCTGCATCGTCTCGGCGGCCCTTGTTCTACGCTTCCTGATGACAGGCGACGGCTATATGGCCGCGACCATCTCGGTCCTGATAAAGACGCTGGCGCTGTATGCGATCATGGTGACCGGCGCGATCTGGGAAAAAGAGGTGTTTGGCCAATATCTGCTGGCCCCGGCCTTTTTCTGGGAAGATGTCGTCAGCTTTGGCGTGATTGCGCTGCATACGCTGTATCTGGTCGCGCTGTTCATGGGCTTCATGACGCCGGATCAGTTGATGATCCTCGCGCTGGTCGCCTATGCGGCCTATTTCGTGAATGCCGCGCAATTCATCTGGAAACTGCGGATGGCCAGATTGTCAGCCGCCCCACAGCAGGAGGTGTCCGCATGA